From the genome of Methanobrevibacter smithii ATCC 35061, one region includes:
- a CDS encoding amino acid ABC transporter ATP-binding protein, which produces MSLLEIKNLKKSFGKNEVLKDISLKVDKGEVLCIIGPSGSGKSTLLRCITGLETKDSGIIDFDGTFGLVFQDFNLFPHHSVMKNITNAPIKVQKRNKDDVYRDARNLLKKLDLTDKEDSYPCELSGGQQQRVSIARALAMNPNILFFDEPTSALDPELTGEILRVIKDLATEKMTMVIVTHEMSFAKKVADTVIFMDDGFIVENGSPEEVFASDNPRMKEFLGKFYD; this is translated from the coding sequence ATGAGTTTATTAGAAATTAAAAATCTTAAAAAAAGTTTCGGTAAAAATGAAGTATTGAAGGATATTTCTCTTAAAGTGGATAAAGGTGAAGTTTTATGTATAATTGGACCGTCTGGTTCAGGTAAATCTACATTACTCAGATGCATAACTGGTTTAGAAACCAAAGATAGTGGAATCATTGATTTTGACGGAACATTTGGATTGGTTTTCCAGGATTTCAATTTATTCCCTCATCATTCAGTTATGAAAAACATTACTAATGCACCTATTAAAGTTCAAAAAAGAAATAAAGATGATGTTTACAGGGATGCCAGAAATTTACTTAAAAAGTTAGATTTAACTGATAAGGAAGATTCTTATCCATGTGAATTATCTGGTGGTCAACAGCAAAGGGTTTCTATTGCAAGAGCTTTAGCAATGAATCCTAATATTTTATTCTTTGATGAACCAACATCTGCCCTTGATCCGGAGCTAACTGGTGAAATTTTAAGGGTAATAAAGGATTTAGCAACTGAAAAGATGACTATGGTTATTGTTACACATGAGATGAGCTTTGCTAAAAAGGTTGCAGATACAGTTATATTTATGGATGACGGTTTTATAGTTGAAAATGGAAGTCCTGAAGAAGTATTTGCTTCTGATAATCCAAGAATGAAAGAATTCTTAGGAAAATTCTATGATTAA
- a CDS encoding methanogenesis marker 2 protein translates to MMDGVFISDFKNLVKAVQEFEGVTRKSSIDTVTSLLTESYNVSGDVVIDIGDDASAIDIGNNQVVLIAADGIWGQIMNVNPYWAGYCSVLVNVNDIAAMGGKPLAMVNIMSVKHDEIYENLLAGIKDGCLKFGVPMVGGHLHPDGEVDSLGVAIVGIAKKDKLITSFGAEVGDKIIVAIDLDGKPHEMFELNWDTTYDKDKQLVQDQITAVQYLAERDYIKSGKDISNPGILGTLEMLLETSDKGAIVNLEDIPKNENISWENWLKSYPGSGFIFTANEENCEFIKKYLKDYSIEANVVGEVTGECSLYLVNGDGEKLEVFNQKTNPVFKSKKE, encoded by the coding sequence ATGATGGATGGTGTTTTTATTTCAGATTTTAAAAACCTTGTAAAAGCAGTTCAAGAATTTGAGGGAGTGACCCGTAAGTCTTCTATTGATACTGTAACCTCTCTTTTGACTGAATCATATAATGTTTCAGGTGATGTTGTAATTGACATTGGTGATGATGCTTCAGCTATTGATATTGGAAATAATCAGGTAGTTTTAATAGCTGCAGATGGCATATGGGGTCAAATAATGAATGTTAACCCATATTGGGCGGGTTATTGTTCTGTTCTTGTTAATGTAAATGATATTGCAGCTATGGGTGGAAAACCCTTGGCTATGGTTAATATAATGTCAGTAAAACATGATGAAATTTATGAAAATTTACTGGCAGGTATTAAAGACGGCTGTTTGAAGTTTGGTGTGCCTATGGTTGGAGGTCATCTACATCCTGATGGTGAAGTTGATTCTTTGGGAGTAGCTATTGTAGGAATTGCAAAGAAAGATAAATTAATCACTAGCTTTGGAGCAGAAGTAGGTGATAAAATCATCGTTGCTATTGATTTAGACGGCAAACCTCATGAAATGTTTGAACTAAATTGGGACACTACTTATGATAAGGATAAACAACTGGTTCAGGACCAAATTACAGCGGTTCAGTATTTGGCTGAAAGAGATTATATTAAATCTGGAAAGGATATTAGTAATCCGGGTATTTTAGGAACTTTGGAAATGTTGCTTGAAACATCTGATAAAGGAGCAATTGTCAATTTGGAGGATATTCCGAAAAATGAAAATATCAGTTGGGAAAATTGGTTAAAATCATATCCTGGTTCTGGTTTTATATTTACAGCAAATGAGGAAAACTGTGAATTTATTAAAAAGTATTTGAAGGATTATTCTATTGAAGCAAATGTTGTCGGTGAAGTTACTGGGGAGTGTTCTTTATATTTGGTTAATGGCGATGGTGAAAAACTGGAAGTTTTCAATCAAAAAACCAATCCGGTTTTTAAATCTAAAAAGGAATAA
- a CDS encoding radical SAM protein, producing MNEHNGSRFAHITKAHPCFNEKMHDKVGRAHVPVAPKCNIYCNFCTRNINDEENRPGVTSCIMKPDDAISHVDDVTAEGPISVVGVAGPGDSLANEETFEFFEKLGKTHPDLIKCMSTNGLLLPKYADRLAELGVNSVTVTINAVDPDIAMDIYSFIKYEGKVYKGYEAAEILIKNQLDGVEKAAKNGMVVKVNSVLIPGLNDEHIVEIAKEVKKRGASLMNVLPLIPLNKMKIYERPGCSMMEKVREEVEEIIPVFRACTQCRADAYGIPGKKSEDHHLGMTPQSHY from the coding sequence ATGAATGAACATAACGGTTCCAGGTTTGCACACATAACTAAAGCACATCCATGTTTTAATGAAAAAATGCATGATAAGGTAGGTAGAGCTCATGTGCCTGTAGCACCAAAATGTAATATTTACTGTAATTTCTGTACTAGGAATATAAATGATGAGGAAAATAGACCGGGGGTTACTAGCTGTATAATGAAACCAGATGATGCTATCAGCCATGTTGATGATGTAACTGCAGAAGGACCAATTTCTGTAGTTGGTGTAGCTGGACCTGGAGACTCATTAGCGAATGAGGAAACTTTTGAGTTTTTTGAAAAGCTAGGTAAAACTCATCCTGATTTAATAAAATGTATGAGTACTAACGGTCTTTTACTTCCTAAATATGCAGACAGATTGGCTGAACTTGGAGTAAATTCTGTTACTGTGACAATTAATGCAGTTGATCCTGATATAGCAATGGATATTTACTCATTTATTAAATATGAAGGGAAAGTTTACAAAGGATACGAAGCCGCTGAAATATTAATTAAAAATCAGTTGGATGGTGTTGAAAAAGCGGCTAAAAATGGTATGGTTGTTAAAGTTAATTCTGTTTTAATTCCAGGATTAAATGATGAACATATTGTTGAAATAGCTAAGGAAGTTAAAAAACGAGGAGCTTCTTTAATGAATGTTTTACCACTTATTCCATTAAATAAAATGAAAATTTATGAACGTCCGGGATGTTCCATGATGGAAAAGGTTCGTGAAGAAGTTGAAGAAATTATTCCTGTATTTAGAGCATGTACTCAATGTAGGGCAGATGCTTATGGTATTCCAGGTAAAAAAAGCGAAGACCATCATTTAGGAATGACTCCTCAAAGTCATTACTAA
- a CDS encoding methanogenesis marker 6 protein, producing MLRNLTISPELDKEDWDPDVITRMIIIAPGAHVSESEIVNELHMLDLPLTIKNTCYGSMVSGKTKDVFEAIREIRKLDPNHIFTKERGFAPGDPRRCRGHRFGPREGFHQMEDEYRLLGDVADALENPRDVEVEVEKPIDVDEFKKIMNECLENNNDR from the coding sequence ATGTTAAGGAATCTAACGATTAGTCCGGAATTGGATAAGGAAGATTGGGACCCTGATGTAATTACCCGTATGATTATAATTGCTCCTGGAGCTCATGTTAGTGAAAGTGAAATTGTTAATGAGTTGCATATGCTTGATTTGCCTCTTACAATAAAAAATACCTGTTACGGTTCTATGGTAAGTGGAAAAACAAAGGATGTTTTTGAAGCGATTCGCGAAATAAGAAAATTGGATCCGAATCACATTTTCACAAAAGAAAGAGGTTTTGCTCCTGGAGATCCTAGAAGATGCAGAGGCCACAGATTTGGACCAAGAGAAGGTTTCCACCAAATGGAAGATGAATACAGATTACTTGGTGATGTGGCAGATGCTTTGGAAAATCCTCGTGATGTAGAAGTTGAGGTTGAAAAACCGATTGATGTTGATGAATTTAAAAAAATTATGAATGAATGTTTAGAAAATAATAATGATAGGTGA
- a CDS encoding methanogenesis marker 15 protein produces the protein MVKIALVSCGTEYSGIQKEIEKAANTFGAEIILPEIDLDYIDESYAKFGFSAQSSSLKLMIARAMAIVEGRCKPDAVFIASCFRCAEGALVRNAVRKFLQDNTRIPVVTYSFTERTKADELFIRMEALATTVTRRSILAREKQEGLTLGIDSGSTTTKVVAMENNKVIGTGWTETKDIMGSVYKGVEEAFADTEYTIDDVDGIGTTGYGRINIGKQLNAELIQEELSVNAKGAVYLAGHQKGEATVLDIGGMDNKVITVNDGIPDNFTMGGICAGASGRFLDLASRRLDVSIEELGPLALQGDYRNALLNSYCIVFGIQDLVTTLAAGGSKADAAAATCHSVAEQVYEQQLQEIDLREPLIQVGGTSLISGLVEAVSEMLGGIDVIVPPYSQHIGAVGAALLVSGMGHRQDNK, from the coding sequence ATGGTTAAAATTGCTTTAGTTTCATGCGGAACTGAATATAGTGGAATTCAAAAAGAAATTGAAAAAGCAGCTAATACTTTTGGTGCAGAAATTATTCTTCCGGAAATTGATTTGGATTATATTGATGAATCATATGCTAAATTTGGATTTTCTGCTCAAAGTTCAAGTTTAAAATTAATGATTGCAAGAGCAATGGCAATTGTTGAAGGAAGATGCAAACCTGATGCAGTATTTATTGCTTCCTGTTTCAGATGTGCAGAAGGAGCTCTTGTAAGAAATGCAGTACGTAAATTCCTGCAGGATAATACCCGTATTCCGGTAGTTACATATTCATTTACAGAAAGAACAAAAGCGGATGAATTGTTTATTCGTATGGAAGCACTAGCTACTACTGTAACACGTAGAAGTATTCTTGCCCGTGAAAAACAGGAAGGCCTTACTTTAGGTATTGATTCAGGTTCAACAACTACAAAAGTTGTAGCTATGGAAAATAATAAGGTTATTGGTACTGGCTGGACAGAAACAAAAGATATTATGGGTTCTGTTTACAAAGGTGTTGAAGAAGCTTTTGCAGATACTGAATACACAATTGATGATGTTGATGGAATTGGTACTACTGGTTATGGTCGTATAAATATTGGTAAACAGTTAAATGCTGAATTAATCCAAGAGGAATTATCTGTTAATGCAAAAGGTGCAGTATATTTGGCAGGTCATCAAAAAGGAGAAGCCACTGTATTGGATATTGGTGGTATGGACAATAAGGTAATTACTGTTAATGACGGTATTCCTGACAACTTTACTATGGGGGGAATTTGTGCTGGTGCATCTGGAAGATTTTTAGATTTGGCTTCCCGCCGTTTAGATGTTTCTATTGAAGAATTAGGTCCTCTTGCTTTACAGGGGGATTATAGAAATGCATTACTTAACAGTTATTGTATTGTTTTCGGTATTCAGGATTTAGTTACTACTCTTGCAGCTGGAGGTTCTAAAGCTGATGCAGCGGCTGCAACCTGTCATTCTGTAGCTGAACAAGTTTATGAACAACAACTTCAGGAAATTGATTTAAGAGAACCTCTTATACAGGTAGGGGGAACATCATTAATTTCCGGACTTGTTGAAGCTGTTAGTGAAATGTTAGGTGGTATTGATGTTATTGTACCTCCGTATTCTCAACACATTGGAGCAGTAGGTGCTGCTCTTTTAGTATCTGGAATGGGTCACAGGCAAGATAATAAATAG
- the mmp3 gene encoding methyl-coenzyme M reductase-associated protein Mmp3, giving the protein MLIKINGEEMNVAEGSTIQDVIDESNAPYTPGSIICLIKGKKELEKNVSKFKIKTTQGSVILELLDTKEAQPLVDVWKKQYKDFENLSIRWSTSNEVAIGPVVTDLEPTSEEYKYYEGDVVLSLSSFSNESTHLILIKENTTNVYSVPPFNKGIFARVIGGKKTLNLLTDDDEVKAIEPIIERSTTTDSSAVSDLDTVLEEGNELFTYVSLEVDNDSPVSVEHLFSVIKDGRIKVDFESESFLGFYELKGINKPKENVVSRTRGTVTVRNSGVGVGKLYIYRENRVLSPNHTNVGKIIKGMEIVDIAKKGDFITIKSNQDRLMLLGHNQNEIDEKLASLNIEHIKEGVTGEDALIVEQTPKYTIDILNEGKVTTKSIHKDDLCEINFTDNAPRTVKYFKLVSGLLEEPIGKIKVHFSVPGMHILIFEGDSNTSKGLVPENTPENIVKACEIGITNMAAKNVGLIGVRFEDNKEFGPTAESFSSTNILGKVVSDYSKLEKFKDGEIVYVKESND; this is encoded by the coding sequence ATGTTAATAAAAATTAATGGAGAAGAAATGAATGTAGCAGAAGGTTCTACAATTCAAGATGTTATTGATGAATCTAATGCTCCATACACTCCCGGCAGTATTATCTGTTTAATTAAGGGTAAAAAAGAACTTGAAAAGAATGTCAGCAAATTTAAAATTAAAACAACGCAAGGATCAGTTATTTTGGAACTTCTTGATACTAAAGAAGCACAGCCTTTAGTTGATGTTTGGAAAAAACAGTATAAGGATTTTGAAAACTTGTCTATTAGGTGGTCAACTTCAAATGAAGTGGCTATTGGTCCTGTTGTTACTGATTTGGAACCTACTTCTGAAGAGTATAAATATTATGAAGGGGATGTTGTTTTAAGTTTATCCAGTTTTAGTAATGAGTCTACACATTTAATTCTTATTAAAGAAAACACTACTAATGTTTACAGTGTTCCTCCATTTAATAAAGGAATATTTGCACGAGTCATTGGTGGTAAAAAAACTTTAAACTTACTGACGGACGATGATGAAGTGAAAGCTATTGAACCTATTATTGAGAGAAGCACAACTACAGATTCTTCTGCAGTATCTGATTTGGACACTGTTTTGGAAGAAGGCAATGAGTTATTTACTTATGTTTCACTGGAAGTTGACAATGATTCTCCGGTTTCTGTTGAGCATCTGTTTTCAGTTATTAAAGACGGCAGAATTAAAGTTGATTTTGAATCAGAGTCATTTTTAGGATTTTATGAGTTGAAAGGAATAAATAAACCTAAAGAAAATGTCGTTTCCAGAACAAGAGGAACTGTGACTGTGAGAAACAGTGGTGTGGGTGTTGGAAAATTATATATTTACAGAGAAAATAGGGTTTTAAGTCCAAATCACACCAATGTAGGTAAAATCATAAAAGGAATGGAAATTGTTGATATAGCTAAAAAAGGAGATTTTATAACTATTAAATCTAATCAGGACAGATTAATGTTGCTTGGTCATAATCAAAATGAAATTGATGAAAAATTAGCTAGTTTAAACATTGAACATATTAAAGAGGGAGTAACTGGCGAGGATGCTTTAATTGTAGAGCAGACTCCAAAATATACTATTGATATTTTAAATGAGGGAAAAGTGACAACTAAATCCATCCATAAAGATGATTTATGTGAAATTAACTTTACTGATAATGCTCCAAGAACGGTCAAATACTTTAAATTAGTATCCGGTCTTTTGGAAGAGCCGATTGGTAAAATTAAAGTTCATTTTTCAGTACCTGGAATGCACATATTAATATTTGAAGGTGATTCAAATACTTCAAAAGGTCTTGTTCCGGAAAATACTCCTGAAAATATTGTAAAAGCATGCGAAATTGGTATAACTAATATGGCTGCAAAGAATGTTGGTTTAATCGGAGTAAGATTTGAAGATAATAAAGAATTCGGGCCGACTGCAGAATCATTTAGTTCAACAAACATTTTAGGTAAAGTTGTCTCTGATTATTCTAAACTTGAAAAATTTAAAGATGGAGAGATAGTTTATGTTAAGGAATCTAACGATTAG
- a CDS encoding DUF2117 domain-containing protein, whose protein sequence is MEIGVVVHGPNIIDSNWALKLINLLSGYGDVSARLGGTMGRTAVIDGSLEDIIDISKKLVPSDSLKLFNDADVDVIFLINYGKSDVTGQVFGYKVYNHYLSKINKNNIPVIQIERPGESDGSIISWNGNNKNLVDDLSQKLDLNIVTPEEIYDNHFKQDKIDDTKIQRIVHGVSPDENIMVNSIVIGKSNSDKITLIAKDGYITEIIGGTIKEHGVEKLGRVDLAKAIVKTGLLRKSKVKPRVLKKNESEDVFKIAFLDHAGEDVYQFKDADLVVTVGDDTTLIASDILYRFNIPIVGITDGDLDKVVEDGFKAKNSIIFEFESGTDDVVGRKIFELIFKKEKILVKSRNSKNIDEIRDEIIKITNLLNCKYNIINI, encoded by the coding sequence ATGGAAATTGGTGTAGTGGTTCACGGACCTAATATTATTGATTCTAACTGGGCTTTAAAGTTAATTAATTTATTATCTGGATATGGTGATGTTTCAGCCAGATTAGGTGGGACTATGGGAAGAACTGCGGTTATTGATGGGTCTTTAGAAGATATTATTGACATATCTAAAAAATTAGTTCCAAGCGACTCTTTAAAATTATTCAATGATGCAGATGTGGATGTTATATTTTTAATAAACTATGGAAAGTCTGATGTAACAGGTCAGGTTTTTGGCTATAAGGTTTATAATCATTATCTCTCAAAAATAAATAAAAATAACATTCCGGTAATTCAAATTGAAAGGCCCGGTGAAAGTGATGGAAGCATAATTTCATGGAATGGAAATAATAAAAATCTAGTCGATGATTTGTCTCAAAAATTAGATTTGAATATTGTCACTCCTGAAGAAATTTATGACAATCATTTTAAACAGGATAAAATAGATGATACTAAGATTCAAAGAATAGTGCATGGTGTTAGCCCTGATGAGAATATAATGGTTAACAGTATTGTTATTGGCAAATCAAATAGTGATAAAATCACTTTGATAGCCAAAGACGGTTACATTACAGAAATCATTGGCGGAACAATAAAAGAACACGGTGTTGAAAAATTAGGAAGAGTTGATTTGGCAAAGGCTATTGTAAAAACAGGGCTTTTAAGAAAATCTAAGGTAAAACCTAGAGTCCTGAAAAAAAATGAATCTGAAGATGTTTTTAAAATAGCTTTTCTAGACCATGCCGGAGAGGATGTTTATCAGTTTAAGGATGCAGATCTGGTAGTTACTGTTGGAGATGATACTACATTAATAGCTTCAGATATTTTATATAGATTCAATATTCCAATTGTCGGGATTACCGATGGTGATTTGGATAAAGTTGTTGAAGATGGTTTTAAAGCTAAAAATTCCATAATATTTGAATTTGAAAGCGGAACTGATGATGTTGTTGGTAGAAAAATATTTGAATTGATTTTTAAAAAGGAAAAGATTTTAGTCAAATCCAGAAATTCTAAAAATATTGATGAAATTAGGGATGAAATCATTAAAATAACAAATCTTTTAAATTGCAAATATAATATTATAAATATCTAA
- a CDS encoding amino acid ABC transporter substrate-binding protein translates to MDKKIGIIACIIVIIALIVGVAAYSGVFDGESKVVNDDKTLVVGFDAEFPPYGYKDDNGEYVGFDLDVAQEVCDRNNWTLVKQPIDWDAKDSELNSGSIDCIWNGFTMNGREDQYTWSDPYFDNKQVIVVKNGSGIDSLSDLKGKNVETQKDSSALAALQGDQKALADTFGNLVEVADYNTAFMDLESGACDAIAVDIGVAHYQINSKDNDGDFVILNDNISSEQYAIGFKNGNTELRDQVQSTLDEMFKDGTIDKIADKYSDYDIKDSLIRK, encoded by the coding sequence ATGGATAAGAAAATTGGAATTATCGCTTGTATAATCGTCATAATAGCTTTAATTGTTGGTGTGGCGGCATATTCTGGCGTATTTGATGGGGAAAGTAAAGTAGTTAACGATGATAAGACATTAGTTGTTGGATTTGATGCAGAATTTCCTCCATATGGTTACAAAGATGACAATGGGGAGTATGTAGGTTTTGATTTAGATGTAGCACAGGAAGTTTGTGACAGAAACAATTGGACTTTAGTTAAACAACCTATTGACTGGGATGCTAAAGACAGTGAATTAAATTCCGGAAGTATTGATTGTATCTGGAATGGATTTACTATGAATGGCAGAGAAGACCAATACACCTGGTCTGATCCTTACTTTGATAACAAACAGGTTATTGTTGTTAAAAACGGTTCAGGTATTGATTCTTTAAGTGACTTAAAAGGTAAAAATGTAGAAACTCAAAAAGATTCCTCTGCATTAGCTGCACTTCAAGGTGATCAAAAAGCATTAGCAGATACATTTGGAAACTTAGTTGAAGTAGCTGATTATAATACTGCATTTATGGACTTAGAATCTGGAGCATGTGATGCTATTGCAGTTGATATTGGTGTTGCACATTACCAAATAAATTCAAAAGATAATGATGGCGATTTTGTAATATTAAATGACAATATATCATCAGAACAATATGCTATTGGATTTAAAAATGGTAACACTGAATTAAGAGACCAAGTACAATCCACTTTAGATGAAATGTTTAAAGACGGTACTATTGATAAAATTGCTGACAAATACAGTGATTATGATATTAAAGATTCTCTTATAAGGAAATAA
- a CDS encoding amino acid ABC transporter permease: protein MLLSTVITELCGGMITSIEIFLLTLLFSLPLGLVVAWGRMSKFKPLRWLMKVYISIMRGTPLMLQLIVVFFAPYYVFGASLSPDYRMISVIIAFSINYSAYFAEIYRGGIEAIPKGQYEAAQVLGYNKLETFFIIILPQVIKIVLPSITNEVITLVKDTSLSFVIAIPEMFTVAKQIAAAEASIMALLIAGVFYYIFNVIVAFVMEYIEEKLDYYD, encoded by the coding sequence ATGTTATTAAGTACTGTAATAACAGAATTATGTGGAGGTATGATTACCTCCATAGAAATTTTTTTACTCACTTTATTATTTTCACTTCCTCTAGGTCTTGTAGTAGCTTGGGGAAGAATGAGTAAGTTCAAACCGTTAAGATGGTTAATGAAAGTGTATATCTCAATTATGAGAGGTACACCATTAATGTTACAATTAATTGTAGTGTTCTTTGCACCGTATTATGTTTTTGGTGCTTCATTATCTCCTGATTATAGGATGATATCTGTAATCATTGCTTTTTCAATTAATTATTCTGCGTACTTTGCTGAAATTTACAGAGGGGGAATTGAAGCTATTCCTAAAGGACAGTATGAAGCTGCACAGGTATTAGGTTATAACAAATTAGAAACATTTTTTATAATTATTTTGCCTCAGGTCATTAAAATAGTCCTTCCTTCAATAACAAACGAAGTAATTACTCTTGTAAAAGATACATCTTTGTCCTTTGTAATAGCTATTCCAGAAATGTTCACAGTAGCTAAGCAAATTGCTGCTGCAGAAGCTTCAATTATGGCATTACTTATAGCGGGTGTATTTTATTACATATTCAATGTAATTGTTGCATTTGTAATGGAATACATTGAAGAAAAATTGGATTATTATGATTAG
- the mtnA gene encoding S-methyl-5-thioribose-1-phosphate isomerase, whose protein sequence is MKTLEWEDNKLKLIDQTKLPDELTYVYCNDYKEVIVAIKDMIVRGAPAIGVAAAFGMALADLHGEDLDNAADEIKAARPTAINLFWAVDRVLNSDDPLEEALTMYKEDIDTNLAIGRYGAEIIEDGDTVLTHCNAGALACVDYGTALGVIRSAFHQGKNINVICDETRPRGQGARLSVWEMQQENIPVKLIPDVASGYLMSQYKINKVVIGADRIAKGGVVNKIGSLMVALAAKHFHVPFYVAAPLSTFDMDASVFDTEIEERDGDEVRYYGGCRICPKGTEVINPAFDIVPKELITGIITENGIIDPI, encoded by the coding sequence ATGAAAACACTTGAATGGGAAGATAATAAATTAAAGCTTATTGATCAAACAAAACTTCCAGATGAATTGACTTATGTTTATTGTAATGATTATAAGGAAGTTATTGTAGCTATTAAGGACATGATTGTTAGGGGAGCTCCAGCTATTGGAGTTGCAGCAGCTTTTGGAATGGCATTGGCTGATTTGCATGGTGAAGATTTAGATAATGCTGCAGATGAAATTAAAGCAGCAAGACCAACAGCTATCAATTTATTTTGGGCAGTTGACAGGGTTTTAAATAGTGATGACCCATTGGAAGAAGCTTTAACCATGTATAAAGAAGATATTGATACTAATTTAGCTATTGGGAGATATGGTGCCGAAATAATTGAGGATGGAGATACTGTTTTAACACATTGTAATGCTGGAGCACTGGCCTGTGTTGATTATGGTACTGCTTTAGGTGTTATTCGTTCTGCATTCCATCAGGGAAAAAATATTAATGTAATATGTGATGAAACACGTCCAAGAGGTCAAGGAGCCAGATTAAGTGTTTGGGAAATGCAGCAGGAAAACATTCCAGTCAAATTAATTCCTGATGTGGCTTCAGGTTATTTGATGTCTCAATACAAAATTAATAAAGTTGTAATTGGTGCAGATAGGATAGCTAAAGGTGGTGTTGTAAATAAAATAGGCTCTTTAATGGTTGCTTTAGCAGCTAAACATTTCCATGTTCCATTTTATGTAGCTGCTCCATTATCTACTTTTGACATGGATGCTTCTGTATTTGACACTGAAATTGAAGAAAGAGACGGCGATGAGGTAAGATATTATGGCGGATGTAGGATTTGTCCTAAGGGAACTGAAGTTATTAATCCTGCATTTGATATTGTGCCAAAGGAGCTTATTACTGGTATTATAACTGAAAATGGAATTATTGATCCAATTTAG
- a CDS encoding methanogenesis marker 17 protein has translation MLVECYDEKGAEVYEMIIKQIFQDLVLGPAVEDLKAFANPDEAVFILAIKMKKTSGVIKFGDVANFTYDKNNNVTKIFIENENYLPNILKLLWRRYSRDELYQPTRYNIDLDGNQMELEDLVVDDPHSNLQRRIYDAIFRILPEGFKIIKDVSVGDIVAVIATDELIKDDWIDKANDYIAELNRGL, from the coding sequence ATGTTAGTAGAATGCTATGATGAAAAAGGCGCAGAAGTCTATGAAATGATTATTAAACAGATTTTTCAGGATTTGGTTCTTGGTCCTGCTGTTGAAGATTTAAAAGCTTTTGCTAACCCTGATGAAGCAGTTTTTATTTTAGCTATTAAAATGAAAAAGACTTCTGGAGTTATTAAATTTGGTGATGTGGCTAACTTCACTTATGATAAAAATAATAATGTTACTAAAATATTTATTGAAAATGAGAATTATCTTCCAAATATTTTAAAGTTATTGTGGAGAAGATATTCTAGAGATGAACTTTATCAGCCGACCAGATACAATATTGATCTTGACGGAAATCAGATGGAATTGGAAGATTTGGTTGTTGATGATCCTCATTCAAATCTTCAAAGAAGAATTTATGATGCAATCTTTAGAATTTTGCCTGAAGGATTTAAAATAATTAAAGATGTTTCTGTTGGAGATATTGTGGCAGTAATAGCTACTGATGAATTAATTAAGGATGATTGGATTGACAAAGCTAATGACTATATTGCAGAGTTGAATAGGGGTTTGTAG
- a CDS encoding methanogenesis marker 5 protein, whose translation MVKVAIYPPNSLILADLIERKGHTPLVLQKQIRQKIKDPEIDSPPMNITEEDPIKGLKYAAIEVPSGVRGRMSIIGPLIDEAEAAILVDGAPFGFGCVGCARTNELSIFLLRQRNIPILEITYPKNRDGTFLMVNQINEFLDSLKEE comes from the coding sequence ATGGTGAAAGTAGCTATTTATCCTCCAAATTCATTAATCTTAGCAGATTTAATTGAAAGGAAAGGTCACACTCCTTTAGTTCTTCAAAAACAAATAAGGCAAAAAATTAAAGATCCGGAAATTGATTCTCCTCCAATGAATATTACTGAAGAAGACCCGATTAAAGGTCTTAAATACGCGGCTATTGAAGTTCCTTCAGGTGTTCGTGGAAGAATGTCCATTATAGGTCCTTTGATAGATGAAGCTGAAGCAGCTATTTTAGTTGATGGTGCTCCATTTGGTTTTGGTTGTGTAGGTTGTGCTAGAACAAATGAATTGTCAATATTCCTGCTTAGGCAAAGGAATATTCCTATACTTGAAATTACATATCCAAAAAATAGGGATGGAACATTTTTAATGGTAAATCAAATTAATGAGTTTTTAGACTCTCTTAAGGAGGAATAA